One stretch of Paenibacillus sp. AN1007 DNA includes these proteins:
- a CDS encoding flavin reductase family protein: MYSLNPEELSAKDNYKLMSGSIVPRPIAFVTTLSDHDGVINAAPFSFFNVVSSDPPLLSISVGRKNGVMKDTARNVLAHQELVVHICDESIIEEVNETAALLLPHESELERTRLTTVPSSMVSVPGVQEALIRMECKLYQHIPISNDAGIPVSDLLLVRIVQYHFSKQVYPADKGYILMDELKPVSRLAGNDYAKLGDRFTVIRPE, translated from the coding sequence ATGTATTCACTAAATCCGGAAGAACTCTCGGCTAAAGATAATTATAAATTAATGAGCGGTTCTATAGTGCCGCGTCCGATTGCCTTTGTAACTACGCTGTCAGATCATGATGGTGTCATTAACGCAGCTCCGTTCAGCTTCTTTAATGTGGTCAGCTCGGATCCCCCGCTGCTGTCCATCTCGGTTGGACGTAAAAATGGGGTCATGAAAGATACTGCTCGCAATGTACTTGCCCACCAGGAACTGGTTGTACACATCTGTGACGAGAGTATTATTGAAGAGGTAAACGAAACGGCAGCTCTTTTGCTGCCCCATGAAAGTGAGCTGGAACGAACTAGACTTACTACGGTGCCTAGTTCAATGGTTTCTGTACCCGGTGTTCAGGAAGCTCTTATCCGAATGGAATGCAAACTGTATCAGCATATTCCGATCTCGAATGATGCAGGTATCCCTGTAAGCGATCTGCTGCTGGTGCGCATTGTGCAGTATCATTTTAGTAAACAGGTTTATCCCGCAGACAAAGGTTATATACTGATGGATGAACTGAAGCCGGTCAGCCGTCTGGCAGGTAACGATTATGCGAAACTGGGAGACCGCTTCACCGTAATCCGACCAGAATAA
- a CDS encoding multidrug effflux MFS transporter gives MKSTPASLHTHAAPRIRMALILGTLSAFGPLSLDMYLPALPTLADEFGSSASYAQLSLTACMIGLALGQLLAGPLSDVRGRRTPLIAGLLLYTIASALCLVSPSMSSFVVLRFIQGLAGAAGIVISRAVVRDVYEGPELTRFFSLLMLINGVAPIAAPIIGGQILTYTSWRGVFILLGFIGVLALLAVIFGLGETLPAPKRSSGGLQQTLLTFGRMARDRRFMGYALTQGFASAGMFAYISGSPFVLQKIYGVSPQLFSICFAINGLGIILASQIAGRLAGKVSETRLLIAGLITAAAGGTSLLIAILAGGGLVSVLIPLFLVVSSVGLINTASFALAMADQAKSAGSASALIGVMTFLFGGLVAPLVGLGGDHTAVPMGIVIACADLGALLLYFIMIGRSKSKLDNYTSA, from the coding sequence ATGAAAAGTACACCAGCTTCATTACACACTCATGCTGCGCCCCGAATCAGGATGGCATTGATTCTAGGGACACTTTCGGCATTCGGACCACTGTCTCTGGATATGTATCTGCCCGCCCTGCCAACGCTGGCGGATGAATTCGGCTCGTCCGCTTCATATGCTCAGCTCAGTTTGACAGCATGTATGATCGGCCTTGCGCTTGGACAGCTGCTGGCAGGACCTTTAAGTGACGTACGAGGCCGCAGAACACCGCTGATTGCTGGACTGCTGCTCTACACGATCGCGTCCGCATTATGTCTTGTCAGCCCATCCATGAGCTCCTTTGTTGTACTGCGCTTCATTCAAGGACTCGCAGGGGCAGCAGGCATTGTCATCTCACGTGCGGTGGTCAGGGACGTGTACGAAGGACCTGAACTAACCCGCTTCTTCTCTCTGTTGATGCTTATTAACGGAGTGGCTCCCATCGCAGCACCGATAATAGGTGGACAAATACTTACGTATACGTCATGGCGGGGCGTATTTATTTTACTGGGCTTTATCGGTGTGCTGGCACTTCTTGCGGTTATCTTTGGTCTGGGAGAGACACTTCCCGCACCCAAAAGATCGAGTGGGGGACTGCAGCAGACTTTACTGACATTTGGCAGAATGGCCAGGGATCGCCGGTTTATGGGTTATGCGCTCACACAAGGGTTTGCTTCGGCAGGAATGTTCGCCTACATATCGGGATCACCGTTTGTGCTTCAGAAAATATACGGGGTCTCACCTCAACTGTTCAGTATATGTTTTGCGATTAATGGGCTTGGCATCATCCTCGCCAGTCAGATCGCTGGTCGCCTCGCTGGGAAAGTGTCGGAGACCCGGCTGTTAATTGCGGGACTGATTACAGCAGCTGCAGGAGGAACATCCCTTCTTATTGCTATCCTGGCAGGTGGCGGACTGGTTTCGGTGTTGATTCCCTTATTTTTGGTGGTTTCCAGTGTCGGTCTGATTAATACGGCTTCGTTTGCATTAGCTATGGCGGATCAGGCCAAATCCGCAGGAAGTGCATCAGCGCTCATTGGTGTCATGACCTTTCTGTTCGGCGGACTTGTCGCTCCCCTCGTTGGTCTTGGGGGCGATCATACGGCTGTACCCATGGGAATTGTGATCGCATGTGCTGACCTAGGGGCTTTACTCCTATATTTCATCATGATTGGCAGAAGCAAGTCCAAACTGGACAACTACACATCTGCATAG
- a CDS encoding GTP pyrophosphokinase family protein has product MNAPHPIDQFKKFKYEITRFMMIYKFALDQMETKIEVLKEEFQSLHDYSPIEHTKSRLKSPESIMNKMFRKNHELTFESIKQNIKDIAGVRITCSFISDIYRIKDMLCNQSDLRVLEVKDYIQNPKPNGYQSLHLLVEVPVYMSNGEERACVEIQIRTIAMDFWASLEHKIFYKYNKDVPEHLTRELKNAADSANALDHQMERLHREIQEIKDAENERDEEELRRIIINNQQFTLPNNLLRLLGDGEN; this is encoded by the coding sequence ATGAATGCTCCGCATCCGATTGATCAGTTCAAGAAATTCAAATACGAAATCACACGCTTTATGATGATCTATAAATTTGCTCTGGATCAGATGGAAACTAAAATAGAAGTGCTGAAAGAGGAATTTCAGTCCCTGCACGACTACAGTCCGATTGAGCATACCAAGTCGAGATTGAAGTCCCCCGAGAGCATTATGAACAAAATGTTCCGCAAAAATCACGAGCTGACGTTTGAAAGCATCAAACAAAATATTAAGGATATCGCCGGTGTGCGAATTACCTGTTCTTTTATCTCCGACATTTATCGGATCAAGGATATGCTGTGCAATCAGAGCGATCTGCGTGTACTTGAAGTGAAAGATTACATCCAAAATCCGAAGCCAAACGGTTATCAGAGCCTTCATCTGCTCGTTGAAGTTCCGGTATACATGTCTAATGGCGAGGAACGTGCCTGTGTGGAGATTCAGATTCGGACCATTGCCATGGATTTCTGGGCTAGTTTGGAACATAAAATTTTTTATAAATACAACAAAGATGTTCCCGAACATTTGACAAGAGAATTGAAAAATGCGGCGGACTCAGCTAATGCATTGGATCACCAGATGGAACGGCTTCACCGCGAGATTCAGGAGATCAAGGACGCCGAGAACGAACGGGATGAAGAGGAGCTGCGCCGGATTATTATTAATAATCAACAGTTTACGCTGCCGAACAATCTGCTGAGACTGCTTGGAGATGGAGAGAATTAA
- a CDS encoding YoaK family protein yields the protein MKQNHLQKYAMLLLCMSAGMVDVIGYLGLGHVLTANMTGNIVLLGIAIARAQEFVVLRAMLALIGFIAGNAIAAHMIGHVKTKNGWSSRVTAVFTAESVLLLLFAVIMVGPFSGQLSYLLIVMLAIAMGMQTTAARRIGIAGISTTVLTNNLAAVIEDITSILHRLRHADIRSLLKALSLDSYLRAGAVVIYLGGVILAALLFHHIPMIAVWVPVLVTAGVTLQARFASRATTEHARHNSDEK from the coding sequence ATGAAGCAAAATCATCTGCAAAAATACGCTATGCTGCTGCTCTGTATGTCTGCCGGTATGGTCGATGTGATCGGATACCTCGGCCTTGGGCATGTACTCACAGCCAATATGACAGGGAACATCGTGCTGCTCGGGATCGCAATTGCCCGCGCTCAAGAATTTGTTGTACTGCGGGCCATGCTTGCACTTATTGGTTTTATAGCAGGAAATGCTATCGCGGCGCATATGATTGGACATGTCAAAACAAAAAATGGCTGGTCTTCCCGGGTCACCGCCGTCTTCACCGCAGAAAGCGTACTGCTTCTGCTGTTTGCTGTTATTATGGTCGGCCCGTTCTCCGGGCAATTATCTTATCTGTTAATTGTCATGCTGGCAATTGCTATGGGTATGCAGACAACAGCAGCTCGCCGAATCGGCATTGCGGGCATCTCCACTACCGTGCTGACTAATAATCTGGCAGCCGTTATTGAAGATATTACAAGCATTTTGCACCGTTTGAGGCATGCGGATATCCGCTCCCTGCTTAAAGCTTTGTCTCTGGATTCCTATCTTCGTGCAGGCGCAGTCGTGATATATCTTGGAGGTGTTATTTTGGCAGCCCTGCTGTTCCATCACATCCCGATGATCGCTGTCTGGGTGCCTGTTCTGGTCACTGCTGGTGTAACACTTCAGGCTCGCTTTGCTTCCCGGGCTACGACGGAGCACGCGCGTCACAATTCAGATGAGAAATAA
- a CDS encoding LysR family transcriptional regulator, giving the protein MNLHGLRLFHAIVRYGGVTRAAEELNISQPAVSSQVKRFERELDMKLFGSEGRKLVLTDVGKQLMEYAERMFMLEQEVEQAVEDMREGRKGLIRLSATYLPSNFLLPSWIARFKQAHEDVELVVSTTNTQTAFDQLLSYEAEIAIYGGSGISHPGVHWDKLFEDEMWFVVHPDHPYADQKIELREMVAEPFIMREKGSATRERLAALCTSSNLPSPRIALQFNGLNETISAVKAGYGANFISSLVVREDVQQRKLARVFVQDVRLENVIAICTRAGESLSPAAGQLVQWIKQEALAIHDE; this is encoded by the coding sequence ATGAATTTGCACGGTCTGCGATTGTTTCATGCCATCGTAAGGTATGGCGGAGTAACCCGGGCTGCGGAGGAACTGAACATCAGCCAGCCCGCGGTATCTTCACAGGTTAAGCGATTTGAACGTGAACTTGATATGAAGCTGTTTGGATCGGAAGGGCGAAAACTGGTCCTTACCGATGTCGGTAAACAATTAATGGAATATGCCGAGCGTATGTTTATGCTGGAGCAGGAAGTAGAGCAAGCAGTAGAGGATATGAGGGAGGGCAGGAAAGGTCTGATTCGCCTATCCGCAACGTATTTGCCCTCCAATTTTTTACTGCCAAGCTGGATCGCCCGTTTCAAACAGGCCCATGAAGATGTGGAGCTTGTGGTGAGCACAACCAATACACAGACGGCTTTTGATCAACTGCTGTCTTACGAGGCTGAAATTGCAATCTATGGAGGCAGCGGAATCAGCCATCCTGGCGTGCATTGGGATAAGCTGTTTGAGGATGAAATGTGGTTTGTGGTACATCCAGACCATCCATATGCAGATCAAAAAATCGAACTGCGCGAGATGGTAGCAGAACCATTCATTATGCGAGAGAAAGGCAGCGCAACGCGTGAACGGCTTGCTGCTTTGTGCACAAGCAGCAATCTGCCATCTCCGCGAATTGCGCTTCAGTTTAACGGATTGAATGAAACAATTAGTGCAGTTAAGGCAGGATATGGAGCTAATTTCATCTCCTCTCTCGTCGTGAGAGAAGACGTTCAGCAGCGCAAACTCGCCCGTGTCTTCGTACAAGATGTTCGGCTGGAGAATGTTATCGCGATCTGTACACGGGCAGGAGAGAGTCTGTCGCCAGCAGCGGGGCAGCTGGTTCAATGGATCAAACAGGAGGCACTTGCGATTCACGATGAATAA
- a CDS encoding O-methyltransferase translates to MSHLNNSNTAQSAIWGQVDDYMNTLLIPNDPILQDALQANAEAGLPSHDVTPNQGKFLQLLLQIQGASRVLEIGTLGGYSTIWMARALPEHGRIVSIESEPKHAEVAQANLTRAGLMHKVDLRTGPALTTLPDLQEDYPELFDLIFIDADKPSNPDYLRWALRLTRPGSLIIGDNIVRDGEVIRSHSEDARVQGVRTFLECIGSHPKLEATALQTVGSKGYDGFVIARVKDIPVTK, encoded by the coding sequence ATGAGTCATTTGAACAACAGCAATACTGCACAATCCGCAATATGGGGGCAAGTCGATGATTATATGAATACACTGCTCATCCCGAATGACCCCATTTTGCAGGATGCCTTACAGGCCAATGCAGAGGCAGGATTACCGTCTCACGATGTCACACCGAATCAAGGAAAATTCCTTCAACTGCTGCTTCAGATCCAGGGAGCTTCCCGTGTACTTGAAATCGGAACATTAGGAGGATACAGTACGATCTGGATGGCCAGAGCCCTGCCCGAGCATGGACGAATCGTTTCCATTGAATCTGAACCCAAACACGCGGAGGTTGCACAAGCCAATCTAACCCGTGCGGGACTTATGCATAAGGTGGATCTGCGTACAGGTCCCGCACTTACGACCCTCCCCGATCTTCAAGAAGACTACCCTGAACTTTTTGATCTGATTTTCATTGATGCCGACAAACCCAGCAATCCGGATTACCTGAGATGGGCACTGCGCTTGACTCGCCCCGGCAGCTTGATTATCGGGGATAACATTGTAAGGGACGGTGAAGTGATCCGTTCGCACAGTGAGGATGCAAGAGTCCAAGGGGTTAGAACCTTTCTTGAATGTATCGGGAGTCACCCCAAGCTTGAAGCCACTGCACTGCAAACCGTGGGCAGCAAAGGATATGATGGATTTGTGATTGCTCGTGTAAAAGATATACCTGTAACAAAATAA
- a CDS encoding MFS transporter, which translates to MRALRQIHVEIRGWSRNIQLFFLASLLYQIGNGMFSVLYNLYIQGLGYDDTMNGQIVSIQSLATAIMFIPIGFSGDKFSRKKLLIIGALFSGAFLIGRSFDYAASGLIWFAVFSGLFAGVFQVLAIPYLAENVKKSQRLKMFSYYSSLVLASQVLGSLGGGVLADLLHSAGMAKVTSLQTVLFMGGAATLAAFIPLLFVTENPVSQTDANKGSTAEDASLQTRHAVHAPSSDPDTLLKKRDTKLIGQFVITQLLIGLGSGLVVPYLNLYFTNRFAVSLSGMSLLIALGQIMTIVSMLIGPTLAAKVGSVRAVVIFQVLSLPFLLLTGFTNLLIIASISFLFRQALMNAANPIQSAILVDRISDRRRGIANSMMQTSFMIGWATMGPVQSYLVTTYGTYWGYAVTFSITGSLYVISSLMYFFMLKEPRPVAVRQ; encoded by the coding sequence TTGAGAGCTTTACGACAGATCCATGTTGAGATTCGCGGGTGGTCCCGCAATATTCAACTCTTCTTTCTGGCAAGTCTGCTGTATCAGATCGGAAACGGCATGTTCTCGGTTCTTTACAATCTTTACATTCAAGGCCTGGGGTACGATGACACCATGAATGGTCAGATTGTCAGTATCCAATCGCTAGCTACAGCAATCATGTTCATCCCTATTGGATTCAGCGGTGACAAATTCAGCCGCAAAAAGTTGTTGATTATAGGGGCATTATTCAGCGGCGCTTTTCTAATCGGGCGTTCCTTCGATTATGCCGCAAGCGGATTAATCTGGTTTGCCGTATTTTCCGGCCTGTTCGCTGGTGTATTTCAAGTGCTTGCCATCCCTTATCTGGCAGAGAACGTTAAAAAAAGCCAGCGCCTCAAAATGTTCAGCTATTATTCATCTCTCGTGCTGGCTTCACAAGTTCTTGGCAGTCTAGGCGGCGGCGTACTTGCAGACCTGCTTCATTCCGCCGGCATGGCCAAAGTCACCAGTCTGCAAACGGTTCTGTTTATGGGCGGCGCTGCGACACTTGCCGCATTTATTCCACTGCTGTTTGTAACCGAGAATCCGGTGTCTCAGACGGACGCAAATAAAGGGAGTACGGCAGAAGATGCATCGCTTCAAACCAGACATGCTGTACATGCACCATCCTCAGATCCTGACACGCTCCTAAAAAAAAGAGATACCAAGCTGATTGGTCAGTTTGTAATAACGCAGCTGCTCATCGGATTAGGCTCGGGCCTCGTTGTGCCTTATCTTAACCTGTATTTCACAAACCGCTTTGCGGTATCTTTGAGCGGCATGAGTCTGCTCATCGCACTCGGTCAAATTATGACTATTGTTTCGATGCTGATTGGTCCCACTTTAGCTGCCAAAGTTGGTAGTGTACGGGCTGTAGTCATTTTCCAAGTATTATCGCTTCCATTCCTGTTGTTAACCGGATTTACAAACCTGCTTATTATTGCATCCATCAGCTTTTTGTTCAGACAGGCACTCATGAATGCAGCCAACCCGATTCAATCCGCCATATTGGTGGACCGGATTTCGGATAGACGCCGAGGGATTGCCAACTCCATGATGCAGACCTCATTTATGATTGGCTGGGCCACGATGGGACCCGTGCAGTCTTATCTGGTTACCACATACGGCACGTATTGGGGATATGCTGTCACCTTCAGTATTACAGGCAGTCTTTACGTGATTTCTTCGTTAATGTACTTCTTCATGTTAAAGGAACCCCGGCCTGTGGCTGTACGGCAGTAA
- a CDS encoding YkgJ family cysteine cluster protein has product MECRAGCAACCIAISISSPIPGMPEGKPAGIRCVQLTEENRCGIFGREDRPAVCSELQAAEDMCGLSDQEAFDILTRMEEQTAPSEVR; this is encoded by the coding sequence ATGGAATGCAGAGCTGGATGCGCCGCATGTTGTATTGCCATTTCCATATCATCGCCCATTCCCGGCATGCCCGAAGGCAAACCCGCAGGCATACGCTGTGTACAGCTGACGGAGGAAAACCGATGCGGTATATTTGGGCGAGAAGACCGCCCCGCTGTATGCAGCGAACTGCAGGCTGCTGAAGATATGTGCGGCCTTAGCGATCAGGAAGCATTTGATATTTTGACCCGAATGGAAGAGCAAACCGCTCCAAGCGAGGTTAGGTAA
- a CDS encoding chemotaxis protein: MIRVAVMVIHGLGMQKENYADKLMTCLSREMDRVMVLPGAAKQMLDIEPVFWADVFEEREEALFQQLVRSQGLNYQALRRFVIHYLADAVAYQPVENQGHLYDAVHQTLNRAMHELSRRNGPETPLCVIAHSLGAVIASNFFYDLQYPSSSRTPAIIDSTSALERGDTLTNFYSFGTTLPLWSLRYHDFSSPIQVPSSQAARTFSGLEGEWINFYERNDILGYPLRPIDPAYASAVKEDIEVHVGGPVTSWNPLSHGGYFTSKSMNRRIAQGLARTWTWVNRSM; encoded by the coding sequence ATGATTCGGGTAGCGGTGATGGTCATTCATGGACTGGGTATGCAAAAAGAAAATTATGCTGACAAGCTTATGACTTGTTTAAGCAGAGAAATGGATCGTGTAATGGTGCTGCCGGGAGCCGCCAAACAGATGCTGGATATAGAACCCGTGTTCTGGGCCGATGTGTTCGAGGAGCGGGAAGAGGCTCTGTTCCAACAGCTGGTACGTTCACAGGGATTGAATTATCAGGCGCTGCGCCGTTTTGTCATACACTATCTCGCCGATGCCGTTGCCTATCAGCCTGTGGAGAACCAGGGCCATCTATATGATGCGGTGCATCAAACGTTAAACCGGGCGATGCATGAGCTTTCCAGACGCAATGGGCCAGAGACGCCGCTTTGTGTCATCGCACACAGTCTCGGTGCTGTCATCGCAAGCAACTTCTTTTATGACCTGCAGTATCCTTCATCCAGCCGCACACCTGCCATTATTGACAGCACTTCGGCATTGGAGCGCGGGGATACACTGACGAACTTCTACTCCTTTGGTACAACCCTGCCGCTGTGGAGTCTGCGTTATCATGACTTCAGCAGTCCAATTCAGGTCCCCTCTTCTCAGGCGGCTCGAACTTTCTCGGGATTGGAGGGGGAATGGATCAACTTTTATGAACGTAACGATATTTTAGGTTATCCGCTGCGTCCCATTGACCCGGCCTATGCGTCTGCGGTAAAAGAAGATATTGAAGTGCATGTGGGCGGTCCGGTAACCAGCTGGAATCCACTGAGTCACGGAGGCTACTTTACCAGTAAAAGCATGAATCGTAGAATAGCACAAGGTCTGGCAAGGACGTGGACTTGGGTGAACCGTTCAATGTAA
- the treP gene encoding PTS system trehalose-specific EIIBC component, producing the protein MAIDKKQVEEIVRAVGGKENIEAATHCVTRLRFALYDEDKVDTELLDQNELVKGQFSSQGQFQVVIGPGLVDKVYDEMIQITGGERSSKDDVKAAAGKKQNPLQRAIKTLSDIFIPILPAIITAGLLLGINNILTGPGIFFDGKSLVDVYPAWKDLASIINTIASTAFTFLPALIGWSAVTRFGGSPLLGIVLGLILVHPDLLSAYGYADAVNKGTVPTWNLFGWEIEKIGYQGQVLPVLVSAYLLAKMEIFLNKRVHDSIKLLVVAPVTLLITGFLAFTIIGPVTFAIANAITSGLIYVYNSYAALGGLIYGGLYALLVITGMHHTFLAVDVQLIGSQGGTFLWPMLALSNIAQGSAALAMMLVLREKKMRGLAATSSVSAFLGVTEPAIFGVNIRYRYPFIFGMIGSAIGGVLLTMNNVQATSIGVGGVPGFLSIFPDKWGVFFIGMAIVLVVPFLLTVVFGRAKLRKEDRLEANGESAEIQSQKAASTDAKSKDMSAASSTNPKSSASRVNILEVMAPLTGEAVPLEQVPDPAFAEKQMGEGIAIEPSGNQVVAPFDAQVAHVIKSKHAVILEHASGLQVLIHVGINTVSLKGEGFSMFVNTGDRVRAGQKLLEFDRKVIEDAGFPVITPVIIPDGQEMVERVEVMTGEVTSNRNGVLKIHLKG; encoded by the coding sequence ATGGCAATCGATAAAAAACAGGTTGAGGAGATCGTCCGGGCGGTCGGAGGCAAAGAGAATATTGAAGCAGCAACACACTGTGTAACACGGCTGCGGTTTGCTTTATATGACGAGGACAAAGTGGATACAGAGCTGCTTGATCAGAACGAGTTGGTCAAAGGGCAATTCTCCTCTCAAGGTCAATTTCAGGTGGTCATCGGCCCTGGGCTTGTGGATAAAGTATACGATGAGATGATTCAGATTACGGGAGGAGAGCGTTCCTCCAAAGATGATGTAAAAGCAGCTGCAGGCAAAAAGCAAAACCCGCTGCAGCGTGCAATCAAGACACTTTCGGACATATTTATTCCGATTCTGCCGGCAATCATTACAGCGGGTTTGCTGCTCGGGATTAACAATATTTTGACTGGGCCAGGCATTTTCTTTGATGGAAAATCATTAGTGGATGTGTACCCGGCTTGGAAAGATCTCGCATCCATTATTAATACGATTGCGAGCACTGCCTTTACCTTCCTGCCAGCTTTGATCGGTTGGTCAGCCGTGACACGATTCGGAGGCAGTCCGCTGCTCGGGATTGTGCTGGGCCTGATTCTTGTACATCCCGATCTGCTGAGTGCCTATGGTTACGCTGATGCGGTGAACAAAGGTACGGTTCCGACCTGGAATCTGTTTGGCTGGGAGATTGAGAAAATCGGTTATCAGGGTCAGGTGCTGCCTGTACTGGTATCGGCATATCTGCTGGCCAAGATGGAGATTTTCCTGAACAAACGTGTGCATGATTCTATCAAACTGCTGGTAGTCGCTCCCGTTACATTATTGATTACCGGTTTTCTGGCCTTTACGATTATCGGTCCGGTAACATTTGCAATTGCAAACGCCATCACCTCCGGCCTGATCTATGTCTATAATTCTTATGCTGCGCTGGGCGGTTTGATCTATGGTGGTTTGTATGCACTGCTCGTTATTACGGGGATGCACCACACATTCCTGGCGGTAGACGTACAGCTGATCGGCAGTCAAGGTGGTACATTCCTGTGGCCGATGCTGGCTCTGTCCAACATTGCACAGGGTTCTGCGGCGCTTGCGATGATGCTGGTGCTGCGTGAGAAAAAAATGCGAGGGCTCGCGGCAACCTCTTCCGTATCCGCTTTTCTGGGGGTAACCGAGCCGGCGATCTTTGGTGTAAATATCCGTTATCGATATCCGTTTATCTTCGGTATGATCGGTTCTGCCATCGGTGGTGTGCTGCTTACGATGAATAACGTGCAAGCAACCTCTATCGGTGTAGGCGGCGTGCCTGGATTCCTGTCTATTTTCCCGGATAAATGGGGTGTTTTCTTCATCGGTATGGCCATTGTCCTGGTTGTGCCATTTCTGCTGACGGTCGTTTTTGGGCGGGCGAAGCTGAGAAAAGAAGACCGGCTTGAGGCGAACGGAGAGTCCGCCGAAATCCAAAGTCAGAAGGCTGCTTCTACTGACGCTAAATCCAAAGACATGTCTGCAGCCAGCTCTACCAACCCCAAGTCATCGGCTTCTCGTGTTAATATACTCGAAGTCATGGCGCCATTAACAGGTGAGGCGGTGCCGCTGGAACAAGTTCCCGACCCGGCCTTTGCCGAAAAACAGATGGGGGAAGGTATAGCGATTGAACCTTCCGGCAATCAGGTCGTCGCCCCATTTGACGCACAAGTAGCCCATGTTATCAAGAGCAAACACGCCGTTATTCTGGAACATGCGAGCGGACTTCAAGTATTAATTCACGTCGGCATTAATACGGTATCACTTAAAGGCGAAGGTTTCTCCATGTTCGTAAATACGGGCGATCGTGTAAGAGCAGGACAGAAGCTGCTTGAGTTCGATCGTAAAGTGATTGAGGATGCAGGATTCCCAGTCATCACACCCGTTATTATCCCGGATGGTCAAGAGATGGTCGAACGGGTTGAAGTGATGACGGGAGAGGTTACTTCCAATCGGAACGGTGTACTGAAGATCCATTTGAAAGGTTAA